The Nitrospira sp. genome contains a region encoding:
- a CDS encoding sensor histidine kinase KdpD produces MENQRPDPDALLRRVQAEEADQTRGKLKVFFGATAGVGKTYAMLQAAHEQQRDDIDVMIGWVETHGRAETEALVHGLPTVPPREVVYGGSRLRDFDLDAALVRRPQLLLVDELAHTNVPGSRHPKRWQDVRELLQAGIHVYTTVNVQHIESLNDAVAQITGIRVSETVPDAILEQADDVELVDLPPDDLLQRFKDGKVYLPEQAQHAVKHFFRKGNLIALREMALRRTAERVDQQMEVYRRDHAVVGTWPAAETILVCVNLKPRGPMLVRAARKMATGLHARWIAVYVQTSKHLRLTDHERSQGVDTLRLAERMGAETVTLTGDDVSAQLLAYARSRNVTKIIVGKPLRSRWKEWLFGSVVDDLVRGSGDIDIDVMTGEAGTGKPLVKGLLQRTSERRNYGYAFAVVGACTALSLVMSPYFGQANLIMVYLFGVVVIATRWGRGPSALASLMSVAAFDFFFIPPYYSFAVSDVQYLLTFAVMLVVALLISRLAAHKSQQAEVALIREQRTAALYAMSRELITQRAVDKLASVASRHIHDVFHCQVAVFLPDRERRVHLHRGEALHFELDPKEAGISQWVFDHKESAGHGTNTLSGSDSLYLPLLGSHGAVGVLAVLSSRPAELLAPEQLHLLETFANQMALALERARLAEEAQEAHVQTETERMRNAVLSSVSHDLRTPLATIVGASSALLDTTQPMPIETQQELIRSISDEAGRLDRLLKNLLDMTKLEAGAMQLRKEWHALEELVGTALARVKSRIATHPVMTAVPDNLPLVLVDGVLIEQVLINLLENAAKYSPPASPIDVTASVKDGVILIEIADRGPGIPQGEERRIFEKFYQLHPEREGGVGLGLTICRGIIESHGGRIWVESRSGGGSIFRVTLPAEKNQPTIEPETNEHDSAATT; encoded by the coding sequence ATGGAGAACCAGCGTCCGGATCCCGATGCCTTGCTGAGACGCGTGCAGGCCGAAGAAGCAGATCAGACGCGCGGCAAGCTGAAGGTCTTTTTCGGCGCGACAGCAGGCGTGGGGAAAACCTATGCCATGTTGCAGGCAGCTCATGAGCAGCAACGGGACGACATCGACGTCATGATCGGTTGGGTTGAGACTCACGGCCGGGCCGAAACAGAAGCGCTCGTCCATGGATTACCGACTGTGCCTCCCCGAGAAGTGGTCTATGGAGGATCCAGGCTCCGTGACTTCGATCTAGACGCCGCTCTGGTGCGCCGCCCGCAACTCCTCCTGGTGGATGAACTGGCGCATACGAATGTCCCGGGATCCAGACATCCTAAGCGGTGGCAGGATGTGAGGGAACTCCTCCAAGCAGGCATTCACGTCTATACCACCGTGAACGTGCAGCACATCGAAAGCCTCAATGACGCAGTCGCTCAAATCACCGGTATTCGTGTGAGTGAAACCGTGCCGGATGCCATTCTCGAACAGGCTGACGACGTCGAATTGGTGGACCTTCCGCCGGACGATCTCCTGCAACGGTTCAAGGACGGCAAGGTCTATCTGCCGGAACAGGCGCAGCATGCCGTCAAGCATTTTTTTCGGAAGGGCAATTTGATCGCGTTGCGTGAAATGGCCTTGCGTCGGACGGCCGAGCGGGTCGATCAACAAATGGAAGTGTATCGTCGGGACCATGCGGTCGTTGGCACCTGGCCGGCGGCGGAAACCATTCTGGTTTGCGTGAATCTGAAACCCCGTGGGCCGATGCTGGTTCGCGCGGCCAGGAAGATGGCCACGGGCCTCCATGCCAGGTGGATCGCTGTCTACGTCCAGACCTCGAAGCATCTGCGGTTGACTGATCACGAGCGGAGTCAAGGTGTCGATACCCTGCGGTTAGCCGAGCGGATGGGTGCAGAAACGGTGACGTTGACGGGGGACGACGTGAGTGCGCAGCTGCTGGCGTATGCCAGAAGCCGCAATGTCACCAAGATCATTGTCGGAAAACCATTGCGCTCGCGCTGGAAGGAATGGCTGTTCGGTTCGGTTGTGGATGATCTCGTTCGCGGGAGTGGCGACATCGATATCGATGTGATGACCGGTGAGGCGGGTACTGGAAAACCTCTCGTGAAGGGCTTGCTTCAACGGACCAGTGAGCGCCGGAACTACGGCTATGCCTTCGCGGTTGTGGGAGCCTGCACGGCATTGAGTTTGGTCATGTCCCCATACTTCGGGCAGGCCAATCTCATTATGGTGTATCTGTTTGGGGTGGTGGTCATTGCCACCAGATGGGGGCGGGGCCCCTCGGCGCTGGCTTCACTGATGAGCGTCGCGGCCTTCGATTTCTTTTTCATCCCCCCCTACTATTCATTCGCCGTGTCAGATGTGCAGTACCTGCTGACATTTGCAGTCATGCTCGTGGTGGCGTTGCTGATCAGCCGACTGGCTGCCCACAAGAGCCAACAGGCCGAGGTGGCCTTGATTCGTGAACAGCGAACCGCCGCACTGTATGCCATGAGCAGGGAATTAATCACTCAACGTGCGGTGGACAAACTGGCTTCGGTGGCGTCACGCCATATCCACGACGTCTTTCATTGTCAGGTGGCGGTGTTCCTTCCTGATCGGGAGAGGCGGGTGCATCTTCATCGGGGAGAAGCGCTGCATTTTGAGCTGGATCCGAAGGAAGCTGGCATCTCGCAATGGGTGTTCGACCATAAAGAATCCGCTGGTCATGGCACGAATACCCTTTCCGGATCTGATTCGCTGTATCTCCCACTGTTAGGATCTCATGGGGCGGTGGGGGTCCTTGCGGTCCTATCGTCTCGACCCGCCGAACTGCTCGCTCCGGAACAACTTCATCTCCTGGAGACCTTCGCAAATCAGATGGCGTTGGCACTGGAACGTGCGCGATTAGCCGAAGAAGCTCAAGAAGCTCACGTGCAGACGGAAACGGAACGCATGCGCAATGCCGTCCTGAGTTCTGTTTCTCATGATCTTCGGACGCCGCTTGCCACGATTGTCGGAGCGAGTAGCGCATTGCTGGACACGACCCAGCCCATGCCGATCGAAACTCAACAGGAATTGATTCGATCCATCAGTGATGAGGCCGGCCGCCTGGATCGGTTGCTGAAGAACCTTCTCGATATGACTAAATTGGAAGCGGGAGCTATGCAACTACGCAAGGAATGGCACGCGCTGGAGGAGCTGGTGGGCACGGCATTGGCCCGGGTGAAATCCCGGATCGCCACGCATCCGGTCATGACCGCCGTTCCCGACAATCTTCCCCTGGTGCTCGTCGATGGCGTGTTGATCGAACAAGTGCTGATCAACCTATTGGAAAATGCCGCAAAATATTCTCCTCCCGCTTCACCCATCGACGTGACGGCGTCGGTGAAGGATGGGGTGATTCTGATAGAAATTGCTGATCGAGGGCCCGGTATTCCGCAAGGAGAAGAGCGGCGCATCTTCGAGAAGTTCTATCAGCTTCATCCCGAACGTGAAGGAGGCGTCGGACTGGGACTGACGATCTGTCGGGGCATCATCGAATCCCACGGTGGCCGTATTTGGGTGGAATCTCGTTCCGGGGGTGGATCGATTTTCCGGGTCACGCTCCCGGCAGAAAAAAATCAGCCGACGATCGAGCCGGAAACCAACGAACACGACAGCGCAGCCACCACCTAA
- a CDS encoding response regulator has protein sequence MPSTPTHDVTVLLIEDEAEIRRFLRTTLPPYGYRLYEATTGADGLAQASARNPDIILLDLGLPDMNGTAVIQNIRAWSTLPIIVLSARDQEQVKVEAFDLGADDYVTKPFGVEELLARMRAALRHAHRPMGDAVEPVCTFGDVTVDLGRRQVCVSGTEVHLTPIEYKLLTTLVRYAGKVVTHRQLLKEVWGPLHMDEGHYVRVYMRQLRNKIEADPAQPRHLVTELGVGYRLRVE, from the coding sequence ATGCCATCCACGCCGACCCATGACGTAACCGTGCTGCTCATCGAGGATGAAGCGGAAATTCGGCGATTTCTTCGTACCACACTCCCACCCTATGGCTATCGATTGTACGAGGCGACCACCGGTGCGGACGGACTCGCGCAAGCCTCCGCTCGTAATCCCGACATCATTTTGCTCGATCTCGGACTTCCCGACATGAACGGCACCGCAGTGATTCAGAACATTCGTGCCTGGTCAACCTTGCCGATCATCGTGCTCTCTGCACGAGACCAAGAACAGGTCAAGGTGGAAGCCTTCGATCTCGGCGCGGACGACTACGTCACAAAACCCTTCGGAGTTGAGGAATTGCTGGCCCGCATGCGCGCCGCGCTGCGGCATGCCCATCGCCCGATGGGTGACGCGGTCGAGCCGGTATGTACGTTTGGCGACGTGACTGTCGACCTAGGGCGGCGGCAAGTGTGTGTGTCAGGGACGGAGGTCCACCTGACACCGATTGAGTACAAGCTGCTGACGACGCTCGTGCGGTATGCCGGGAAGGTGGTGACGCACCGCCAGTTGCTCAAAGAAGTATGGGGTCCCCTTCACATGGACGAGGGCCACTATGTGCGTGTGTATATGCGCCAGCTGAGGAATAAGATCGAAGCCGATCCCGCTCAGCCGCGCCACCTGGTGACGGAACTGGGTGTTGGATATCGACTCCGAGTAGAGTGA
- a CDS encoding porin, producing the protein MKPPLFSYHAANPATATAHSGMLRSCGWVLLFWALVAPAHAAETVVAPAPIPTTDRDLWHYGAYLDVGYIVNFNFPENHLWRNRATAARHNEFAPNMALAYVRKDATESSRWGMEFGVQGGYDSERFAFLQGEKEVGGADTLRHIHRANVSYIAPVGNGLTITAGLFNSLIGYESLYAKDNANYTRSWIADNTPYMMFGVNAKYPVSDDLTLTAFVINGYYHLSQPNDQPSYGGQWAYKATPRLTLTQTLYGGPDQSNTALQFWRFYANHIVEWKGDDLTLALSYDIGTENIADRPGHPRAFVTGGNIVAKWHVTGPWTLVVRPEFYWDRNGRWTGSEQFVKAVTSTVEYKIPYKWTNTTLRLEHRWDESTGAGGGFFRRGDVQPGVLSLTPNQHLVLLGILWTFDSP; encoded by the coding sequence ATGAAACCTCCCTTGTTTTCGTACCACGCTGCCAACCCAGCTACGGCGACTGCCCATTCCGGCATGTTGCGCTCATGTGGGTGGGTCCTTCTCTTCTGGGCTCTGGTTGCACCAGCGCATGCGGCTGAAACTGTCGTCGCACCCGCTCCGATTCCGACAACCGACAGGGACCTCTGGCACTACGGCGCCTACCTTGACGTCGGCTACATCGTCAATTTCAATTTTCCCGAAAACCATCTCTGGCGGAATCGAGCGACGGCGGCACGTCACAACGAGTTCGCGCCCAACATGGCCCTGGCCTATGTTCGCAAAGATGCGACGGAGTCATCGCGTTGGGGGATGGAATTCGGGGTGCAAGGTGGATACGACTCCGAACGATTCGCGTTTCTGCAGGGAGAAAAAGAAGTGGGGGGGGCCGATACCCTCCGGCACATCCATCGCGCGAATGTGTCCTACATCGCTCCCGTCGGCAACGGCCTCACCATCACCGCCGGATTATTCAACAGTCTGATCGGCTATGAGTCGTTGTATGCGAAAGACAACGCGAACTACACCCGTTCGTGGATTGCGGACAATACGCCCTACATGATGTTCGGCGTCAATGCCAAATATCCCGTCAGCGATGACCTGACCCTCACCGCGTTTGTGATCAACGGCTATTACCATCTCTCGCAACCAAATGACCAACCCAGTTATGGCGGTCAATGGGCCTATAAGGCCACCCCCCGCCTGACGCTCACGCAGACGCTCTACGGGGGGCCGGACCAAAGCAATACGGCGCTGCAATTTTGGCGCTTCTACGCCAACCACATCGTCGAATGGAAGGGCGACGATCTCACGCTGGCGCTCTCCTACGACATCGGAACCGAGAACATCGCCGATCGTCCCGGGCATCCGCGGGCCTTTGTGACCGGCGGGAATATCGTGGCGAAGTGGCATGTCACAGGCCCTTGGACGCTAGTCGTGAGGCCGGAGTTCTATTGGGATCGAAACGGGCGCTGGACGGGGTCGGAGCAATTCGTGAAAGCGGTGACGTCGACCGTGGAATACAAGATTCCCTATAAATGGACGAATACCACCCTGCGGCTCGAGCATCGATGGGATGAATCGACCGGAGCAGGAGGCGGATTCTTCCGGCGTGGAGACGTGCAACCCGGTGTACTGAGCCTCACGCCGAATCAGCACCTGGTGTTGCTGGGAATCTTATGGACGTTCGATAGTCCCTGA
- a CDS encoding NAD(P)-dependent oxidoreductase, producing MTSLHPPAPASPSTTRIGWIGTGVMGAPMCQHLQNAGYRLTLFTRNRTKALPILTRGATWADSPSAVAEQTDVLFTMVGFPKDVREVYFGDHGVLAGSRPGMVVIDMTTTEPSLACDIATAAQARGATALDAPVSGGDVGARNATLSIMVGGWGEAVQAVTPLLACLGKHIVHQGGPGAGQHTKLCNQIVIAGTMVGVCESLLYGYRAGLDVPRMLESIRGGAAACWTLDNLAPRIVARNFDPGFFVDHFVKDMGIALEEARRRELTLPGLTLAYQLYENVQALGHGRSGTHALMLALESLSVNKTSDHSASR from the coding sequence ATGACTTCGCTGCACCCTCCCGCACCGGCCTCCCCTTCTACAACCCGCATCGGGTGGATCGGCACTGGCGTCATGGGAGCACCCATGTGTCAACACCTGCAGAACGCGGGCTACCGTCTCACGCTCTTCACCCGCAACCGCACCAAAGCCTTGCCGATCCTCACGAGGGGCGCCACCTGGGCCGATTCACCCAGCGCCGTAGCCGAGCAGACCGACGTGCTGTTCACCATGGTCGGCTTTCCGAAGGACGTGCGGGAGGTCTACTTCGGAGATCACGGGGTACTCGCCGGATCCCGGCCCGGCATGGTCGTGATCGATATGACGACGACGGAACCATCGCTCGCCTGTGACATCGCAACAGCGGCACAGGCTCGGGGCGCGACGGCCCTCGATGCGCCCGTCTCCGGCGGGGACGTCGGCGCGCGCAATGCCACCCTCTCCATCATGGTCGGCGGCTGGGGCGAAGCGGTGCAGGCCGTCACGCCACTCTTGGCCTGTCTGGGGAAGCACATCGTCCACCAGGGCGGCCCCGGCGCAGGACAACATACGAAGCTGTGCAACCAGATCGTCATTGCCGGCACGATGGTCGGCGTCTGCGAAAGCCTGCTCTACGGATACCGCGCCGGACTCGACGTGCCACGCATGCTGGAATCGATCCGCGGCGGTGCAGCCGCCTGCTGGACACTGGACAACCTGGCGCCCCGCATCGTGGCTCGCAATTTCGATCCCGGATTTTTCGTGGACCATTTCGTCAAAGACATGGGCATCGCACTCGAGGAAGCGCGGCGACGCGAGCTCACGCTGCCGGGTCTGACCTTGGCCTATCAGCTCTATGAGAACGTTCAAGCGCTTGGCCATGGCCGCTCCGGCACCCATGCCCTCATGCTGGCGCTGGAGAGCCTGTCGGTCAACAAGACATCCGACCATTCCGCGTCACGCTAA
- a CDS encoding M20/M25/M40 family metallo-hydrolase — translation MSDVQRQVDTYINDIRPQYEAMLGQAVEIPSISMDPWHAPDVHRMAELAAQYLRAAGAEAHIVETPGYPVVSGGWTVDPSYPTVTVYNHMDVQPAQEPEWKQSPFAFQNDHGIYRGRGATDDKGPALAALFGARYAIDQGVPINVRFLWELEEENGSPSFASAIKHRAAIPRPDSVVISDTIWLSKSQPAMPYGLRGLLGARLVLRTGTKDAHSGVTGGAARNPLVELMEIAHACVDAKTGKVKIPGFYDEVVPPTKAEIASFLKSGFQVRKFKEAYGFKTLRTDDPAEVMRRIWAAPTFEVHGLTGGYHGPGVKTIVPGHGELKISMRLVPSQTPEKVFTLLKQYVAKLNPAVKVEREGMLHPFRGVFDGPYVEAVKRAVQAGFGKQPAFIREGGSIGAVVTMQKAWKVPILFMGLSLPEHGYHAPNEYFDWGQASGGIKAFVHYFSELAGRR, via the coding sequence ATGAGCGATGTGCAACGGCAGGTGGATACGTATATCAACGACATTCGTCCGCAGTATGAAGCGATGCTCGGGCAAGCGGTAGAAATTCCTTCCATCAGCATGGATCCCTGGCATGCGCCGGATGTGCACCGCATGGCCGAACTCGCCGCACAATACCTGCGGGCCGCCGGTGCGGAGGCACATATCGTGGAAACGCCCGGCTACCCGGTCGTGTCAGGCGGCTGGACTGTCGATCCCAGCTATCCCACGGTCACGGTCTACAATCACATGGATGTGCAGCCGGCGCAGGAGCCTGAATGGAAACAGTCTCCCTTTGCCTTCCAGAATGACCACGGCATCTATCGAGGGCGCGGGGCGACGGATGATAAGGGCCCGGCCCTCGCAGCGCTGTTCGGGGCGCGGTATGCGATCGACCAGGGGGTGCCGATCAATGTGCGCTTCCTGTGGGAGTTGGAAGAGGAAAACGGGAGTCCAAGCTTTGCCTCGGCGATCAAGCACCGGGCGGCGATCCCGCGCCCGGATTCCGTGGTCATTTCGGATACGATCTGGCTCTCCAAGAGTCAGCCGGCGATGCCGTACGGGTTGCGCGGATTGCTTGGTGCGCGGCTTGTGTTGCGAACCGGAACCAAGGACGCCCATTCCGGTGTAACCGGCGGGGCGGCTCGCAACCCGCTCGTCGAGTTGATGGAGATTGCCCATGCCTGTGTCGATGCCAAGACCGGCAAGGTGAAGATCCCAGGCTTTTACGATGAAGTCGTGCCGCCGACGAAGGCCGAAATCGCGAGTTTTCTGAAGTCGGGGTTTCAGGTCAGGAAGTTCAAGGAAGCATACGGGTTTAAGACATTACGCACGGACGATCCGGCCGAGGTGATGCGGCGGATTTGGGCCGCACCGACATTCGAGGTGCATGGACTTACCGGTGGTTATCATGGTCCCGGGGTCAAGACCATCGTGCCCGGCCATGGCGAACTGAAAATCAGCATGCGGCTGGTTCCGAGCCAAACTCCTGAGAAGGTGTTCACGTTGTTGAAGCAATACGTGGCCAAGTTGAATCCCGCGGTGAAGGTGGAGCGGGAGGGGATGTTGCATCCGTTTCGCGGTGTCTTCGACGGGCCCTACGTCGAAGCCGTCAAGCGCGCGGTGCAGGCCGGGTTCGGAAAGCAGCCGGCGTTCATCCGTGAAGGGGGCTCCATCGGCGCGGTGGTGACGATGCAAAAGGCCTGGAAGGTTCCGATTCTGTTCATGGGACTGAGCCTTCCTGAGCACGGATACCATGCGCCGAATGAATACTTCGACTGGGGCCAAGCCTCCGGCGGCATCAAGGCCTTCGTGCATTATTTTTCGGAACTGGCGGGGAGGCGATAG